A region of Rhodamnia argentea isolate NSW1041297 chromosome 9, ASM2092103v1, whole genome shotgun sequence DNA encodes the following proteins:
- the LOC115732936 gene encoding uncharacterized protein LOC115732936 isoform X3: MVSLASVASLLPSTRLPPLRARTPATPTPFLSALKPSPSKNPIKGRRKKIGNGSCRAELSPDAPLAAAIGACMLSSLVLPVSAGSEDEEDGTVVDSTDARFAVMGIVSFIPYFNWLSWVFAWLDTGKRRYGVYALVYLAPYLRSNLSLSPEESWLPIASILFCIVHVQLEASMRNGDIQGFQLFNKAAKLLSSISGKKDGHQGSSESKRKHMDLPTSDTRPRNEIRQWDVPRRPSQDQEHKNGDWDDDERREK; this comes from the exons ATGGTCTCTCTCGCTTCCGTTGCTTCTCTGTTGCCTTCGACTCGCCTTCCTCCTCTCAGAGCCAGAACTCCCGCGACGCCCACGCCCTTCCTTTCTGCTCTCAAACCCTCCCCCAGCAAAAACCCCATCAAGG ggaggaggaagaagatcgGGAATGGGAGTTGCAGGGCCGAGCTCTCCCCCGACGCGCCCCTCGCCGCCGCGATCGGCGCGTGTATGCTCTCTTCTTTGGTCCTCCCCGTCTCCGCGGGCtcggaggatgaggaggacGGCACGGTCGTGGACTCCACGGATGCGAGGTTCGCTGTCATGGGGATCGTCAGCTTCATTCCCTATTTCAATTGGCTG AGTTGGGTGTTTGCGTGGCTTGATACTGGGAAACGGCGTTATGGTGTGTATGCGCTTGTTTACTTGGCTCCATACCTGAG GTCAAATTTGTCTCTGTCACCTGAAGAGAGTTGGCTGCCAATTGCTAGTATACTTTTCTGCATTGTGCATGTTCAG CTGGAGGCAAGCATGAGAAATGGAGACATTCAGGGCTTTCAATTGTTCAACAAGGCTGCAAAGCTTTTATCCTCGATATCCGGAAAGAAAGATGGTCATCAGGGATCCTCGGAG AGCAAAAGAAAGCACATGGATTTGCCAACTTCTGATACGCGACCAAGAAATGAGATTCGGCAATGGGATGTTCCTAGAAGACCCTCACAAGATCAGGAACATAAGAATGGAGATTGGGATGACGACGAGAGAAGGGAGAAGTAA
- the LOC115732936 gene encoding uncharacterized protein LOC115732936 isoform X4 gives MVSLASVASLLPSTRLPPLRARTPATPTPFLSALKPSPSKRRKKIGNGSCRAELSPDAPLAAAIGACMLSSLVLPVSAGSEDEEDGTVVDSTDARFAVMGIVSFIPYFNWLSWVFAWLDTGKRRYGVYALVYLAPYLRSNLSLSPEESWLPIASILFCIVHVQLEASMRNGDIQGFQLFNKAAKLLSSISGKKDGHQGSSESKRKHMDLPTSDTRPRNEIRQWDVPRRPSQDQEHKNGDWDDDERREK, from the exons ATGGTCTCTCTCGCTTCCGTTGCTTCTCTGTTGCCTTCGACTCGCCTTCCTCCTCTCAGAGCCAGAACTCCCGCGACGCCCACGCCCTTCCTTTCTGCTCTCAAACCCTCCCCCAGCAA gaggaggaagaagatcgGGAATGGGAGTTGCAGGGCCGAGCTCTCCCCCGACGCGCCCCTCGCCGCCGCGATCGGCGCGTGTATGCTCTCTTCTTTGGTCCTCCCCGTCTCCGCGGGCtcggaggatgaggaggacGGCACGGTCGTGGACTCCACGGATGCGAGGTTCGCTGTCATGGGGATCGTCAGCTTCATTCCCTATTTCAATTGGCTG AGTTGGGTGTTTGCGTGGCTTGATACTGGGAAACGGCGTTATGGTGTGTATGCGCTTGTTTACTTGGCTCCATACCTGAG GTCAAATTTGTCTCTGTCACCTGAAGAGAGTTGGCTGCCAATTGCTAGTATACTTTTCTGCATTGTGCATGTTCAG CTGGAGGCAAGCATGAGAAATGGAGACATTCAGGGCTTTCAATTGTTCAACAAGGCTGCAAAGCTTTTATCCTCGATATCCGGAAAGAAAGATGGTCATCAGGGATCCTCGGAG AGCAAAAGAAAGCACATGGATTTGCCAACTTCTGATACGCGACCAAGAAATGAGATTCGGCAATGGGATGTTCCTAGAAGACCCTCACAAGATCAGGAACATAAGAATGGAGATTGGGATGACGACGAGAGAAGGGAGAAGTAA
- the LOC115732936 gene encoding uncharacterized protein LOC115732936 isoform X2, producing the protein MVSLASVASLLPSTRLPPLRARTPATPTPFLSALKPSPSKNPIKGRRRKKIGNGSCRAELSPDAPLAAAIGACMLSSLVLPVSAGSEDEEDGTVVDSTDARFAVMGIVSFIPYFNWLSWVFAWLDTGKRRYGVYALVYLAPYLRSNLSLSPEESWLPIASILFCIVHVQLEASMRNGDIQGFQLFNKAAKLLSSISGKKDGHQGSSESKRKHMDLPTSDTRPRNEIRQWDVPRRPSQDQEHKNGDWDDDERREK; encoded by the exons ATGGTCTCTCTCGCTTCCGTTGCTTCTCTGTTGCCTTCGACTCGCCTTCCTCCTCTCAGAGCCAGAACTCCCGCGACGCCCACGCCCTTCCTTTCTGCTCTCAAACCCTCCCCCAGCAAAAACCCCATCAAGG ggaggaggaggaagaagatcgGGAATGGGAGTTGCAGGGCCGAGCTCTCCCCCGACGCGCCCCTCGCCGCCGCGATCGGCGCGTGTATGCTCTCTTCTTTGGTCCTCCCCGTCTCCGCGGGCtcggaggatgaggaggacGGCACGGTCGTGGACTCCACGGATGCGAGGTTCGCTGTCATGGGGATCGTCAGCTTCATTCCCTATTTCAATTGGCTG AGTTGGGTGTTTGCGTGGCTTGATACTGGGAAACGGCGTTATGGTGTGTATGCGCTTGTTTACTTGGCTCCATACCTGAG GTCAAATTTGTCTCTGTCACCTGAAGAGAGTTGGCTGCCAATTGCTAGTATACTTTTCTGCATTGTGCATGTTCAG CTGGAGGCAAGCATGAGAAATGGAGACATTCAGGGCTTTCAATTGTTCAACAAGGCTGCAAAGCTTTTATCCTCGATATCCGGAAAGAAAGATGGTCATCAGGGATCCTCGGAG AGCAAAAGAAAGCACATGGATTTGCCAACTTCTGATACGCGACCAAGAAATGAGATTCGGCAATGGGATGTTCCTAGAAGACCCTCACAAGATCAGGAACATAAGAATGGAGATTGGGATGACGACGAGAGAAGGGAGAAGTAA
- the LOC115732936 gene encoding uncharacterized protein LOC115732936 isoform X1: MVSLASVASLLPSTRLPPLRARTPATPTPFLSALKPSPSKNPIKGGRSRRRRKKIGNGSCRAELSPDAPLAAAIGACMLSSLVLPVSAGSEDEEDGTVVDSTDARFAVMGIVSFIPYFNWLSWVFAWLDTGKRRYGVYALVYLAPYLRSNLSLSPEESWLPIASILFCIVHVQLEASMRNGDIQGFQLFNKAAKLLSSISGKKDGHQGSSESKRKHMDLPTSDTRPRNEIRQWDVPRRPSQDQEHKNGDWDDDERREK; encoded by the exons ATGGTCTCTCTCGCTTCCGTTGCTTCTCTGTTGCCTTCGACTCGCCTTCCTCCTCTCAGAGCCAGAACTCCCGCGACGCCCACGCCCTTCCTTTCTGCTCTCAAACCCTCCCCCAGCAAAAACCCCATCAAG GGGGGGAggagtaggaggaggaggaagaagatcgGGAATGGGAGTTGCAGGGCCGAGCTCTCCCCCGACGCGCCCCTCGCCGCCGCGATCGGCGCGTGTATGCTCTCTTCTTTGGTCCTCCCCGTCTCCGCGGGCtcggaggatgaggaggacGGCACGGTCGTGGACTCCACGGATGCGAGGTTCGCTGTCATGGGGATCGTCAGCTTCATTCCCTATTTCAATTGGCTG AGTTGGGTGTTTGCGTGGCTTGATACTGGGAAACGGCGTTATGGTGTGTATGCGCTTGTTTACTTGGCTCCATACCTGAG GTCAAATTTGTCTCTGTCACCTGAAGAGAGTTGGCTGCCAATTGCTAGTATACTTTTCTGCATTGTGCATGTTCAG CTGGAGGCAAGCATGAGAAATGGAGACATTCAGGGCTTTCAATTGTTCAACAAGGCTGCAAAGCTTTTATCCTCGATATCCGGAAAGAAAGATGGTCATCAGGGATCCTCGGAG AGCAAAAGAAAGCACATGGATTTGCCAACTTCTGATACGCGACCAAGAAATGAGATTCGGCAATGGGATGTTCCTAGAAGACCCTCACAAGATCAGGAACATAAGAATGGAGATTGGGATGACGACGAGAGAAGGGAGAAGTAA